In the Alphaproteobacteria bacterium genome, CGGGCGGGAGTTGAACGACGAGGGAAAAGATGTAACCTTGAGTCGAAAGGAAAAACCGACATTTCTTCCTCATCGCAGCGGGCCAATATTAGGCTGGAACTTAGCAAACCGGAGCTGGCGGCGCTCCTGCAGTGGAATACTGCCAGCGGGAGACGCCGGAGCGCCGCCCCGGCGCGCGCGACCACGCTACCAGGCTTTCTCAAATACCAGCATGCGCGGTGGACGCATCGGTTGATGCGCCTCGATCCGGATTGCCGCACGGCGCTGGGGGTCTTGTGGCGACAGCTGGGCCCGGACGCGGTCGAGGCTCTGTTCGGCCGGCCTTTGCTGGCGCTTGACCGAACGTCTCTGGCCGGGATCACAGGCTCGCCGTTCTGGCACCACGTGCTGATGCCGCTGGACGCCCCCGCCGGGGTGCCGGCGCTGTTCGACACGGCGTTCTACCTCGCTCAGCCGGATCTCGACCTGCAGCAGCTCACGCCGCTCGGTCACTATGTTCTCATCGGTGCCGGGGAGGGACGCAACCCGCATCCCGTGTTCAATACCGCCTGGTACTTGAGCCGCAATCCGGATGTCGCCGCGAGCGGCATAAACCCGTTGCTGCATTTTGTGACCACGGGTGGGCCCGAGGGCCGCAGCCCGCACCCCGCGGTTCCCGGCTCGTGGTACCGCGCGATCTACGACGCGGTTCCTGCGATCGAAGCCAGCCCGTTGCCGGCGCCCCCGCCGATCGCGGAGCGCCGCTACGACGTCCATGAGATTGCGGGCGCGCGTCCGAACAAGCCAGCGCTCAAGCGCCCGATCGTTTGCGTATCGCATGTCTTGCCGTCTCGGCCGCGTGCCGGAAACGAATACAGGATCTCACGGCTTCTGGAGTGGCTCGGTCACCGGGGACACGAGCTTGTTCTCGTGGTTGCGCCGCAGGAACACGAGGAGCCGGATGCCGCCGGGCGCAAGATCTTCTTCGAAAGGTATCCGAACGCTGTGATCTGTTGTCGCGATGGAACGGTGCTCGCATCGGCTGGCGTGCTCGCCCGTTCAATCGCTCCGCTTCACGGCCAGCGCGTTGGTGACGCGATCGCAAAGCTCTCGGCCAGCAAGGGTGAAGAGACGCTCAGCGCGCTCG is a window encoding:
- a CDS encoding glycosyltransferase, whose protein sequence is MRLDPDCRTALGVLWRQLGPDAVEALFGRPLLALDRTSLAGITGSPFWHHVLMPLDAPAGVPALFDTAFYLAQPDLDLQQLTPLGHYVLIGAGEGRNPHPVFNTAWYLSRNPDVAASGINPLLHFVTTGGPEGRSPHPAVPGSWYRAIYDAVPAIEASPLPAPPPIAERRYDVHEIAGARPNKPALKRPIVCVSHVLPSRPRAGNEYRISRLLEWLGHRGHELVLVVAPQEHEEPDAAGRKIFFERYPNAVICCRDGTVLASAGVLARSIAPLHGQRVGDAIAKLSASKGEETLSALERNFCHDGLVAVLAAVASGFPSAVYYINYAFMTRFLRYLSPRPLSFVDTHDVLSDKSAKVAGFGVSDNVSISAAEEGAMLQRADAVLAIQRNDAAKLATMAPRTPVLTAGVDFAARDVGPVPEQPKILLVAHNNPLNIKGVEDFLRFAWPSIRATRPQARFVVVGSVAQAIRYTDPQVFFAGAVDDLAPCYGDARVVINPAVAGTGLKIKTVESIAYLRPIVTFPSGAEGIAEPLLSMCHVASDWYEFTEKVMALLDTAGNALIPNGRHIVENLLEPSAVYKELDGWLADLDQPAAA